The genomic DNA GCCCGACCGGGAACAATGCCAGTGGCCTCCGTCGGGCAAGACTAGCATCTCCTTCGGCCCTCAagtcttcctcctcctcctcctcctcttcactTCACCAGCTCCTGCTCCGGGTGGCCCGTACCAATACCACCACCGCCACCACGAGCCCGAGGTTCTCCATGCGTGTCGCCTCCAAGCAAGCCTACATCTGCCGGGATTGCGGGTAAGCCATGTGACGATTGCGATCACACTGTATCGCTCCCGACGACGTTACTATTGTTTATCCTGATtggtttttattatttctacgTATATAGGTACATCTACAACGAGCGAACTCCGTTCGATAAGCTGCCCGATAATTACTTCTGTCCAGGTAACCATCACTGATTGTTCCCCCCGTTAAAAATGCTAGAATTCAATTCAGCTTGTTGAGCtgaattcaattcatttgtTCAAAGTACGAAATAATGTTGAGTGGTGAATTtgaaatgagctgaaaataAACTAAAACCGAATTGTGCTCTGTTTTTGTAAGAGGATGCCGAGTTGCAATATGGGGTTGATGATATATTGGCTAGCAAGCAGAGCATTTTCGTTATTGAGACTGAAATAATATGAGAGCCTAGGACTACAATCACATGTGATGCGGACATTTGATGTGTGCTGCAGTGTGTGGTGCCCCGAAGCGAAGGTTCAAGCCCTATCAGCCTGCCGTGACCAAGAACGTGAATGATACCGACATGCGCAAGGCAAGGAAGGCTCAGATCAAGAGGGACGAAGCTATCGGGTAATCCAATGCTTACTCTGCTCACCTCTGAATTGCCACAATGTTGGCAAAAGTATTGGGTTCAGTGGGTACATGTACCCCGTTATCGCCACATATTACATATGTCTATCGGTATATTAATCTGTGTCACCAATAATCAAGCAATACATGTTCCTCTGAAATCGAtcaatgatgatgatgcagGCGAGCGTTGCCGATCGCGATTGTGGTGGGAGTGGTTGCACTAGCTGGCTTGTATTTCTACCTGAACAGCACCTTCTAATCCACCTTAGGGAAGCTGAGATCAATTCCGACTTTCTACATTGATTCTATTAAATTACTTGAGCcctcaaattttgtaaatttcaCCTTCCCACGACTAGGAATTTGTATCTGCAGGAGCACTCTCCTAACTTCTCTGTTATATATTAATCCTCAATCCATATGGAGTACACGGTCGATATCGAGTTAAGATAGAGCAGGTTATTTCGCTGGGAAGCCAGGCCAAGCCGAGTTAAGATAGAGCAGGTTATTTCGCTGGGAAGCCAGGCCAAGCCGAGTGCCCTTACGGATAATATAGCCATCAAGATAGCAATACTGCTAGCTATCAATGGCAGAAACTTTTCTGcatattggctgtcttctgTGTTGGAGGAACATCTGAATAGAATGAAATACAAGGCGGAAATTTAGATCAAGGCATTTTGCTAATCCAAAATACTGAACTATCATAAAGTTTCTCGAGTAAGTTCCTAGAACAATGCTACCGCACTCCTTTAGGTCACAAATCCGTTCACCGTCCACCAGCGTCTTCAATTCCTGCGAGGCATCTGTTTCGTAATTACAATCCCGAGCAACGAGGCTTCAGTTGATCGTAATTAAAATCCCAAGCAAAAAATGAGATTCTACGGAGAAAGCTTTTGCACTGTGAAATCAGGTTTATGTCATTATACAATTTATACTATATCTTGTTCAGTAATTTGGTGAGCTTTGTTAATGAGCCGCCCATGGTAAAAATCTCATCTCATCAACTTAACAGTGCATTTCTTATTCTCGTGTGTCGTCGTTGGATGAATCCTCCATGTCTGTGACCATAACAATCCGACTATCTTCGAGTTTTTCATCGACCTCTGCTTTGTTCTCTTTGTAATCCCTGGGAAGGACGTTGCAGTTGACCGTGTGTTTCACGGGTTTCTCTTCTTGGAACAGCCTGTGAGATTCATCAGCAAGCCAAATTCTCAGACCAAGAAATACATAAACATGCTGATCAAAACATTGAGATGATATTGCATACATCTCCATATTCGGGAGTAATTATATTTGCATCCGAGAGAAAGGGCTTTAAAGTCTATTGCTTCGGCGCATCTTTTCCATGCAGAGAACCTTCTTAGTTTTCTGTTATTAATCCGTAAAAAGCAGTTCTAACTATCcttcatttttcattaatcCTCAGAGCAGAGGCATTTGTTGAAGACGAAAAAGTAGGTCCTCATGTTTCCATGAAGAAATGTCATTACAAGACAAACCAACAGTCTCTGATCCATTTCACAATTCATGCACTATGAAACTTCAGATATGAGCTACTTAAAACGTCAATTAGATCAACTTAATCAGGTCATCACCACAATTCATTACACGAAATTAATCCAAACTGCACGCACCAAATTTCTGAATCGAGGCATGGAACCCAACTAGATCCTCCCAACAATAAAAGATGAACAAACAAAGCATTTCAATCTCATTTCTTTCCATAAGTCAGCACGACAGCTATAAATTGCAGTTTTTTCCATCTAAAATGCCTGCTTTAGCTAAGGTCATATGTATCCCATAATCTTTGCTCTTGAGGCAATGCCACAGCTAATAAGGTGCTAAGCAAGGTGCATTTTTTGCAAACTGAAAACTATTTCCATATGAATCCTTAAATGCTTCCTTTTGAAAACCCATTGATGTGTACAGCGACAACGGTCATGGCTCATTTTGTAACATAGTAAACGAAAGGATATGCAATTCCATGACATCagatttttcttattattccattccattcatttGCCATTCCATTGTATTAAAAGTTCCATATAGACATACCATAACTGAAACAAATAGAACAAGATAGGAACTTACGGATGTTTGCAGAGTGTTGGAACCTGTACTGTAAGGGCATACTTGCAAGTCGATAACTCAGTAATAGAAGTAATCATTGCTCTTGGCTCCGCACAAACAAATCTCACCTAGACGCattataaaaaatgatatGCATATTATTAATAAGGGGAAGAAAAGAGGGAAGTCTAACTTGTTCTTACTGATCGTATACCTCAGTCCCTCGTGGCTGATTCGTAAGATCGCATACTGTCCCATTAGTGTATTGGTGAGCATGATACCTATGCATGTAACATggtaaatttattaatatgatACAATAGGAAATTACTGCGTGAAAATTTGTGAAGACAAAATTTGACACAATTCATTCAAAATAAATCCATTAGAAGTTGAGACACTTGAGATTTAAGATTATTATGGGTAAGTTAAATCAACATCCAATTAACATGGGCTCATGTTAAAATTGTTATATTGCCGACCGTACTAACATAAAAGTGTGCTATTTCTCTGGGGCTCCCTACTAAAACCGGAATCTGTCAGTATCACTAGGTATCATACCTTTGTGCTGCATCTTTTGACCGAGGATCTTTAAGAGTAGAAACATCAGAGAGATTCTGATTGAAAGCAACTGTGGCTTCTTCATCGTAGACTCCCAACACAAACTCCTGAACCACCTATTTACAGAAAAGACTGGTTTTAATTCAATTATTCTACCAACTTTCTTCATCATAGTGACAACCTAATTAAAACCGAGATTGAAGAGATTTACCTTTTCATCCTCCAAATGGAATTGCCGTAACTGCTTCTGATAACAGAACTCATACGACCACCAACCCTCTTGCTGCATTAAGATGCGTCTATAGTTTGTCATCAGTcagcaaaaaattaatttaatcatgcCTAAGTGGACTGTCTGGGAGACAAGTACTGACTCGGACAAAGCAAGGGCCCTTGAGTACTTCTAGTAATTCGTCTGGGGTCTTCAGTTTAATCCGCTTCTCACTTTCCATGACCATACTGCTCATGTTTTGCTGAGAAGTTGACCTCCCATTCTTGGATTTCTCAACCTTAGGTAAGTAACAAAGAAATTtctgtccatctttattgggCATGACAACTGATTCTTGATCATCATCCTGAAAAGTTGGAAAGCGTCAAAGCTGGATTTTCCTCAAAATATTACAATAAAAGCCAAAACAGATTGACATGCTAATCGTATCTCAATATACACTCGTACCCCAGTTAACAAGCATTCAACTTCAAGTATCCAGACTGAGTCTCATATTTTCTTTAGAAATCAAATAGTCAGggaagaaaattgaaataaacaTGGTGATTCCGTACATTCTTCAGCAGTGGTCGGTCCACATAAACATTTATTTGTTTCCATGACACAGAGGGTCCTTGCAATAAGAACAAGAGTCTATCTATAATGCCATCGTATCTCAAAACATCCTATACTGAATGACTCATTGACCATCCACATAAAGCTACTTACAGGGTGAAAAGGTGAGTCTTCTGAGTGGAACTGAATGTCATACTTCGGTTCACGAGCACTACGACCAAATGTGCCACCTGCAAATTACAATCTCAGGTGATGTGAATCCGAAAACAATTCATAACCAGTTTCGCAAGAAAAGACATAATGTTACACAGCATAGATGAATTTTAAGTTCATTTACTGCGGGAAAATTCTTTCATGGATTACAATTCTCAAACATTAAATATCATTATAAAGCACAAAAATCTTGTAGAACTCCGCTTAATTTAAacccctcccctcccccaaTTTCACGAACGGTCTCTTGATTCTCCCATCTCGGGTTCCCCCCCTCCCAAGCTCCAGTCTCAGCTCATCCTTGGCTGTGTGAACATAGTCGGACTGACTGCATATATGTTACTACTCGGATTCTCTCTTCAACAAGCAGCTGATACCTCAACAACTTCAAAAGATAGaacggaaaaaataataatactaaAAAGGTAGAAACTTCCACCAATATGCCTCCATCACGATATGTCCGGTTCCATGTTCTTCAATCCAAATTAAGCAATTCAAGATTTTACATGATCAAGAAAATCAGGAAAAACAGAAGCCCAGAAAGCAATATCTCGATCAAATCATAaaacgaagaagaagacaagCAGGTGAACAGACGCAAGACGAGCGGGAATCCCCGGACGAGACTACAGCTGATAAATGGAGCGTAAACGGCGGATTTCACTCACCAACATGAGCCGTGAAGATCTGATCAGCTAACACATGGCCTAACACCGCCGTCAGGGACAGGAGAATCCAGCAGGTCAACCTCATCTTCTTGcgtctctttcttcttcaagctctgccgagagagagagagagagagagagagagagatgagctGCTTCGGCTTGAAGGAGGACTGTGACGGTCGGCAGGGGAAGGAGGAGATCGGTCCGGGCCGATTCTATTCGGTTCGCTCGGTTTTACCGGTTTAGTTTATGAAAATCCGAAAAACCATTTATCGagccccccctctctctcacttACTCACTCACCGTGTCGAAGCCCGCGTAGACTGTGACCAGCAGAGAGAAGTGAACGAGCCATCAGCCATCGGAGAGCAGCAGCGTCCTCGGCGGAGATGATCGGGGTTGGGAAGATGAAGCAGTACTCCAACGTCCTCGACAAACCCCTCAACAAGGGCAAACAAGAGGTCCCCCCACCCTTTCTCTCCGGATTAGAGCTTCAGATAGTTGTTTCTTGAGTAGATCTCGATTGGTGGCTGTAATTTCACCGCCGCTTCATGGTGTACCATTCCGGATCGGATCTCTTCCGTTAGGGTCAGCTGAGCTCGAACAGCTCAGAACACTAAGAACAGCTTGCTGTGTTTATCTTGATTATCAATCAAAAAATTACGCCTTGTGGGGTCAATTTTGCTTCCCGGTTTATGACATCTTGAAGAGTTCTGAGAATTTTGTTGAAACTGGAAATCCTGAAGTcctgaaattttatttaattaattttttcccaTATTTTCTTTGATTGAATTGGTTCAAGCTTGTTCCTTTTCAGTTCTTGTACCTGCGGCTTGATATTACTATCTCGTTAGTGATTGAAAAGGTTCATACTTCATATTGTGTAATTCCGAATGTTTGATTGCTGCTTTGTTGATATTCGGGCACAGGTCAGTTTAAGTGCGTTTGCGTTCTTGTTTTCGGAGCTTGTTCAGTACAATCAGACTCAGGTCGACAACATTGCGGAGCTAGAAAGAAGGTGCAGATCTCGTTCTCATGTCAATCTCTTCCTTACCTTCCTTTTTCCCGATTTATAATTCTGATGGCTGATCTGCGCCTACTATAGGAAAGGATATTATTTATAGATCGAACTACGAGCACCCttatttctattattattaaggAAAAAGATATGACATTCTCAGGGAAAGCCAGGGCTATTGTCAAACTAGCTTTAAGGAACATCGTAGCAGACGTGAGTTATCACCtccttgaaattgaaaaaccCTTCTTGTAATGGAAACAGGCTCGAGGATGCGGGCTATGCTGTGGGTGCTCGAGTTTTGGAGCTTCTTTGCCACAGGGAAAAGGTGAGAACAGGCTTGGTATTTGACTGGGTTTGGGCATTTTACATTGTTCTGTTTCATTTCTAATATAGCACTTCATTCTTGCAACCAGAAGTTGTGAATTGTCGACATCATTTGTAAATAGGCTTCATTAAGTGGACCATGATTGAATCTGCTTGTAATCTGAATTGTGAAGGGTACCTGTGGCATATTGTTTTGTTCAACTACGATTTATGACATATTTGATTGGGAATCACGTGGACTTTATAACCCTGCAGTTGAGAAACAAAGCTTACACCTTGCTATATCTGATTGCACTATCCAGATGAGTGGTGGCAATTAATCTTATTAACATACTATAGTATCTGACTTGATGATATTATTTCTCTAATAAACTTGGAAGGTGCTCAATTATGTATAATTTGTTGTCAATTAGTTTGACCAATAACAGGATGATGCTAATTTTCCCACATAATTGCACTCATTATCATGTTGTATCGGGAGCAGTATGGGCTAATGAGGCATGGGGATCCTATTGGGATTGGGACCCAAAAGAAACTTGGGCATGTATTACTTGGATCATATGAACAACTACAAATTTGGAAAGTGTAAATTCTGCAATTGTAGCTTCCATAGGTTTATCATTTGGATACGCTATCTTGGGGTAAATTTATTTGGAATGGGGTGAAGTAATCGGTGTTTGAATTTGAAATGCTATTAGATAGCTGCTATACCCAACTTGGTTCGTCCTGCAGGGAAATAGGAAGGAGACTCGTTTACTAGGTATTCTCTCTTTTGTACATAGCACTGTGTGGAAGGTTTtatttggaaaggtgagcaaTACATCTATCTGTTCTTTTATCTAGTTTTTCAGATCTTTGTTacattatttaaaaaacaagaaaaaggaaaggctATGTGATGGGCAGAGTTCTGAAAAAATTACTTTGACATTTACCTCAGGTAGCTGATTCACTTGAAAAAGGGACCGAACATGAGGATGAGTACATGATTAGTGAAAAGGAGCTTCTTGTAAACCGGTAGCAAATCTCGATGTCTCTCATTTCTGATATGATTGTCTTTCTATTTATAAATGTGGCAACTCACTGATGAGGTGTCAAACCCAATACGACTCACAGGTTCATCTCAATCCCAAAAGATATGGGAACATTTAATTGCGGAGCTTTTGTTGCTGGAATTGTTAGGGTAAGGGCTCAGTCAACTTTTGTCACCTTTTCCTTAAATTGGCGTCATATGTTGATGAGAAAAAAGTATACATGCCCATCTAATTATCAGTCGCAGCAATTTGTTGGTACTTGCTTTCACTGATTAGTATATAGTCATCAGAAGGTGTTCTTTGGAATTTATTGTGGAAAGCACCAAGGAGAATTCTCAGCTGCACTGCAATATTTACCTATATGATATGTGGTGGTTTAATGATCTGAAGAgaacttttttatcttttgaaGGGTGTTCTCGATAGTGCAGGATTTCCTGCTGTTGTGACTGCTCACTTTGTACCAATGGAAGGACAGCAACGACCCAGAACTACTATTCTGATAAAATTTGCAGAAGAGGTGATTTCCTTTATAACAAGTTCATGAATCTTGCATATAATCTGATCAAAAGTGTCTTGCTCACAATGTACCattatttccaattttttttggtcgaCTTTGATGGTGGCATTACTGTGACAATATCCCTAGGTAAATGATTATTTTAGTATCTTGTTCAAGtaggaaaaaatttatatatatatatataaatcagcAGTATCATCTGCTGTCTTACCCACTCCCTCATCCTCCCATAATTTgcaatttccttttcttctttgtgaTTCTGTGTTCTTCTCTGTCCCAGGTGCTGAGAAGAGAAGCAAGGTTAGGTGGATAACTTGCTTCTTGTGGAGTTTGGCATGACACAGTATGAACTATTAGAGATGATGTTGCTTTTCTTGGTACCTTTCACTTGCCAACCCATATCTTAAATCAGCGGGACACCAGCATTACAAGCTCATATCTATGCACATGTCCTTGAGATTTGTGTCAAGGATAGAGCTGATCTGGAGTTCTGCTTATGTAAAGTCATCACTCAAATATCTCGTGTTCTTGTTTTCTTACATTTTGGCGAAAAGATGCTGCTGCTGCCGGTGTACTAATATGTGGGGGGAAAAAATGTTTTTACTTGGAGAAGAAGGTATTTATATTGCATGTTAATCTTTTGCCATGAGATGGAGATGTTTTGTTGGTACCGTCTTAGGCTTTTGACGTGTGACATATGGTCCCGACCAACAATGTCGTCAGATGACATTCACTTTAGCTTCACTTTAAGTCATCgttactttctttttctaaagTGTTCTTGCTGGTGCAAGTCATGCCTGCTTTTGTTTGTGTCACCTGGATATGGTATGTTGTGgccaaaattatataataaaccTAGCAATAAGTGTTTGAGCTAAAGCACTGTCTCCAATTTACTTTTCCAGTTGCGAGTAGTGAAGTTATTATCTATCCCAATGGGAATAATGAACCTTAGATGGCTTATGTACAAGGTAACAATTTTCGTGACATGACTCGGTTGGGGTATACATCTAATGAGGCCGAGAACTATCTTCACCTGATCTTGTAGGTATTCTCAATTATAAGTCCTCACTAGCGTATGCTCATTGTAATGGTTTGTGAATGACTCGGTTGAGGTCCAAATCTTGTGATTTGATTTAAATCACGgattattcattaaaaaaaaaagatttgaaTCGCTGATTCACCAATAATCATGAACTAGAAAAGGAGTTTGGACATCTATGGGCTAGAACTGTTAAAGCTATTGATCAATTTTAACAAAAGATACAAAATATGGTAAAGGTATTGTTACATaagtatgaaaaaaaataatatttcaaagaTTGATTTACATGTTAAAATCCTCTTTTTTATCTAATTTTTGTATTAGTATTATTCGGAGGGCTGTCTTCCCGAGAAAATGAATTCTATCTATTTTGTTGATATAATACGTcagaatattatttaaaaagaaaaaatctaaACCACACAAACACAAACCACTTCCTTAATTTAACCCAGAGgcaataaatatttttgaatttttatgcCGTCCACTGTCGTATAAACACTCTCAAGTCATGCTACATGTCTATCTAACTCCTAAGACTAACGgtttcattaaattttttttcatttttaattataattttataataattgcCTTACTTACAAACTTCCTAATTCAATCACAAATCACTAAGGCAACATCCCAGACAATATTCTAAGAATATAACAAGTCTATGcatattttcttctcttaCCACGTTCATATTTTAATATCACCATTTCTCCATGGATTACGAAGTCGaggaaaaattaattgatgaaaTTGATTGTGATGGGGATGAATCTCATGAGTTtgtgaaaaaattttaatgtgTATCGTCAATTatcatttcatatttaaatatGACGTGACTTACGAGTAATTTTTCCATCGGTTAAAAGTTGTTGTAATGGATTAAAGAGTTCATGAATCTTATGTATtggtgaaatttttaaatgcATATCGTCAATTATCATTTCATACTTCTAGattctaaaaaataatttttcattgaaTTATAACACTTTGCAtgtatcattttattattttttttcttcttatttagcaatatcaattaaattaaactaacAACTACGGAtttaaaaagttcaaaaaaatatGCGAAATTGACAATATTAATCAAAAacacaataaatttttttttctgtaatgcatgaattaaattttaaaaaaaatcatttaaaataaagaaagtaCATTAGTTCACTTTCATAGGCACGAtccttgaaattttaattttttttatgaacatGAAATCCATGGtagaaaaagaagatgaatgtTGTAAGATAAGAAGGTATACATAATCTTTATTATAGTTTTAGAATATTGTATAGGGTGTTGCCTTAGTGAATTGTGGTTGAATTAGGAAGTTAGTATTTGTAAGTAAGCCAATTGttataaaatcataattaaacatgaaaaaaatcaagaattaACACCATTAGTCTTATGAGTTAAATGGAACAGGTGGCGCGATTTGAGAATATGATGGTGAGGGTTTACACCAGCGGTTGACaatataaatatcaaatattttttcttccatgcttcttcttctttctttagaacatgttttttcctttctgtttTAGGTGTTAGCATTATTTGAAAGGCTTTGTAATACCTGTTGCAAGTAGGTCATTCTTTAAATGAAATAACTTTTGTGTTTGTGTAAGTAATAACCTTCCGTGATTGCAGGTTTTCAATTTCCATCAGTAAGTTGGCCACGTGATATCCCATTTGTCACGCAGACTTATTATGTCATAAGTGATATATCTTACGCTTTGCTCCTGCTTTTATGGattgtgtttatatatatacacttaatTGTCCCCAATCATGAATGTAATGTAATGCATGATTGGTACATATTGTTGTAAAAGTTTATTAATGATTAATCAAGTGACATTTCCATAATTATTAATAGGTTGATTCTTTAGTGGGGATTTTTAAATCTTTACAAAACCAATATGAGCATTTAGATCTCCTCCATTTAATATAGACCGTTCAttgtacat from Punica granatum isolate Tunisia-2019 chromosome 2, ASM765513v2, whole genome shotgun sequence includes the following:
- the LOC116195449 gene encoding trafficking protein particle complex subunit 5 isoform X2 → MIGVGKMKQYSNVLDKPLNKGKQEVSLSAFAFLFSELVQYNQTQVDNIAELERRLEDAGYAVGARVLELLCHREKVADSLEKGTEHEDEYMISEKELLVNRFISIPKDMGTFNCGAFVAGIVRGVLDSAGFPAVVTAHFVPMEGQQRPRTTILIKFAEEVLRREARLGG
- the LOC116195451 gene encoding uncharacterized protein LOC116195451, whose amino-acid sequence is MAAVQCLSPAPSPTGNNASGLRRARLASPSALKSSSSSSSSSLHQLLLRVARTNTTTATTSPRFSMRVASKQAYICRDCGYIYNERTPFDKLPDNYFCPVCGAPKRRFKPYQPAVTKNVNDTDMRKARKAQIKRDEAIGRALPIAIVVGVVALAGLYFYLNSTF
- the LOC116195449 gene encoding trafficking protein particle complex subunit 5 isoform X1; the protein is MIGVGKMKQYSNVLDKPLNKGKQEVSLSAFAFLFSELVQYNQTQVDNIAELERRLEDAGYAVGARVLELLCHREKGNRKETRLLGILSFVHSTVWKVLFGKVADSLEKGTEHEDEYMISEKELLVNRFISIPKDMGTFNCGAFVAGIVRGVLDSAGFPAVVTAHFVPMEGQQRPRTTILIKFAEEVLRREARLGG
- the LOC116195448 gene encoding protein OS-9 homolog; the encoded protein is MRLTCWILLSLTAVLGHVLADQIFTAHVGGTFGRSAREPKYDIQFHSEDSPFHPDDDQESVVMPNKDGQKFLCYLPKVEKSKNGRSTSQQNMSSMVMESEKRIKLKTPDELLEVLKGPCFVRQEGWWSYEFCYQKQLRQFHLEDEKVVQEFVLGVYDEEATVAFNQNLSDVSTLKDPRSKDAAQRYHAHQYTNGTVCDLTNQPRGTEVRFVCAEPRAMITSITELSTCKYALTVQVPTLCKHPLFQEEKPVKHTVNCNVLPRDYKENKAEVDEKLEDSRIVMVTDMEDSSNDDTRE